A window from Verrucomicrobiia bacterium encodes these proteins:
- the nusA gene encoding transcription termination factor NusA, which produces MSGELIVAVEYFQREKGIDREILFEAVEQALLQASKKSVGPARDLRIEIDRKTGVIRALAKQLVVENVVNKHDEISLTDARRRFPNAQLGENIEIEVTPQNFGRIAAQTAKQAMLQRIRQVEKNMVFEEFKGRAGDILSGTVRRFERSDVIIDLGKIEGIMPSRERVPTEEYQPGDRIRAYTLSVENALHGPEIVLSRSHPDFVRKLFELEVSEIADKTVEIKGIAREAGYRTKIAVLSHDEKVDPVGACVGMRGMRVKNIVRELSGEKIDIIRWDPNVRQYVNNALAPAKLRNLVIDEARHSVKIIVDPDQLSLAIGKKGQNARLTAKLTSWNIEIEKEETAELGFEEKVARAVQEIMTIQGIDRETAEVLVKSGFHSLEALLAADLNDLTDILGAEKAAAAQQAANAEQERREAAQPAEGEPKA; this is translated from the coding sequence ATGAGCGGTGAATTAATAGTAGCGGTAGAATATTTTCAGCGCGAAAAAGGCATCGACAGGGAAATCCTGTTCGAGGCGGTCGAGCAGGCTTTGCTGCAGGCCTCCAAGAAAAGTGTCGGTCCCGCGCGCGATCTCCGCATTGAGATCGACCGCAAGACAGGTGTCATTCGAGCACTCGCGAAGCAATTGGTCGTCGAGAACGTCGTCAACAAGCATGATGAAATCTCGTTGACGGACGCCCGCCGCCGTTTTCCCAACGCCCAACTCGGCGAGAACATCGAAATCGAGGTCACCCCGCAGAATTTTGGCCGAATCGCCGCGCAAACCGCCAAGCAGGCCATGCTCCAGCGCATTCGCCAGGTCGAAAAGAACATGGTGTTCGAGGAGTTCAAGGGTCGGGCCGGCGACATCCTCTCCGGCACCGTGCGCCGTTTCGAGCGTAGCGACGTCATCATCGATCTCGGCAAAATCGAGGGCATCATGCCCAGCCGGGAGCGTGTGCCCACGGAGGAATACCAGCCCGGCGACCGCATTCGCGCGTACACACTGAGCGTCGAGAACGCCTTGCACGGCCCGGAGATTGTTCTTTCCCGCAGCCATCCTGATTTCGTCCGCAAACTTTTTGAACTTGAAGTCTCGGAAATCGCCGATAAGACGGTCGAAATCAAAGGCATCGCGCGCGAAGCGGGTTATCGCACGAAGATTGCCGTCCTGTCGCACGACGAAAAGGTCGATCCCGTTGGCGCCTGCGTCGGCATGCGCGGAATGCGCGTGAAAAACATCGTGCGCGAACTCAGCGGCGAGAAGATCGACATCATCCGTTGGGACCCGAATGTTCGGCAGTATGTTAACAACGCGCTGGCCCCGGCCAAGCTGCGAAATCTTGTCATCGACGAAGCGCGTCATTCGGTTAAAATTATCGTCGATCCCGACCAGCTTTCGCTGGCGATTGGCAAGAAGGGTCAGAACGCGCGCCTGACCGCCAAACTGACCAGTTGGAACATCGAGATCGAGAAGGAAGAGACCGCCGAACTCGGCTTCGAAGAAAAAGTAGCGCGAGCGGTGCAGGAAATCATGACGATCCAGGGCATCGATCGCGAGACCGCCGAGGTCCTGGTCAAAAGCGGTTTCCATTCACTCGAAGCATTGCTCGCTGCGGATTTGAACGATTTGACCGATATTCTGGGTGCCGAGAAAGCGGCGGCGGCGCAGCAGGCCGCCAATGCGGAGCAGGAACGGCGTGAAGCCGCCCAGCCCGCGGAGGGTGAACCAAAGGCGTAA
- the pgsA gene encoding CDP-diacylglycerol--glycerol-3-phosphate 3-phosphatidyltransferase, which yields MNLPNRLTVARIVLTVYFVMALLLPPAGWLRSHFPFGKTTALIIFIVASLTDWLDGWYARRYKVETNFGMLLDPLADKILTTAAFICFIEQPSYRPGVPLVQAWMALVIVARDFLVTGLRLVASQQGVVLRAEWLGKHKTISQMVTIIIILLGLAAREDWNCFGTDYQRFNIIFSRTAFGLMLWTVGLTLLSGIVYFYKNGERFLHDA from the coding sequence ATGAATCTGCCGAACAGGCTGACAGTCGCGCGCATCGTCCTGACCGTTTATTTCGTCATGGCGCTGCTGTTGCCGCCCGCCGGCTGGCTGCGGTCGCACTTCCCGTTTGGGAAGACGACGGCGCTGATCATCTTCATCGTGGCGAGCCTGACGGACTGGTTGGATGGCTGGTACGCGCGCCGGTACAAGGTGGAGACGAATTTTGGCATGTTGTTGGACCCTCTGGCCGACAAAATCCTGACGACGGCAGCTTTCATCTGCTTTATCGAGCAGCCCAGCTACCGGCCCGGCGTGCCGTTGGTCCAGGCGTGGATGGCGCTGGTGATCGTCGCGCGGGATTTCCTGGTCACGGGGCTACGGTTGGTGGCCAGCCAACAGGGCGTCGTGCTTCGCGCCGAGTGGCTGGGTAAACACAAGACCATCTCGCAGATGGTGACGATCATTATCATCCTGCTCGGATTGGCCGCCCGTGAGGACTGGAATTGCTTTGGCACGGACTATCAGCGATTCAACATAATTTTTTCACGGACAGCGTTTGGGCTGATGCTGTGGACCGTCGGGCTGACACTTCTCTCGGGCATCGTCTATTTTTACAAGAACGGAGAACGCTTCCTTCACGATGCGTGA
- a CDS encoding bifunctional oligoribonuclease/PAP phosphatase NrnA, whose amino-acid sequence MPATLSICSTNLEANQPMSDACQQICELLRSQKTFLVLTHYRPDGDAVGSQLALLLLLQDLGKTVEAWNDDEVPAKFRFLPHAGRITRPPAEPKDFDVVIAIDTSTWQRVGSAAQRIRNKKHFINIDHHVSNEKFAEINWIVPEAPAAGQIAYDLINRGSFTLTKEIATCLFAAISTDTGSFSYTGTTSESLRVAAKLVDTGINVGEICRQVYESYPYARLMLLQKALAQLQLTDHKRIAYTWVTVEMFEESGAKREDTEGLIDYARAIEGVIVALLFEEMAEPGKIRISLRSKHAQIDVNSIARRFGGGGHREAAGARLSGEPHEIERNVLAAVSEALAAAKL is encoded by the coding sequence ATGCCAGCCACATTGAGCATCTGCTCGACGAACTTGGAAGCGAACCAGCCGATGAGTGATGCCTGCCAACAGATTTGCGAGTTGCTGCGGAGCCAGAAGACGTTCCTGGTGCTCACCCACTACCGCCCCGACGGTGACGCGGTGGGCTCGCAGTTGGCACTCCTCCTCTTGCTGCAGGATCTCGGCAAGACCGTCGAAGCCTGGAATGACGACGAGGTGCCCGCGAAATTCCGTTTTCTGCCACATGCCGGTCGGATCACTCGGCCGCCAGCCGAGCCGAAGGATTTCGATGTCGTTATCGCCATTGACACGTCCACGTGGCAGCGGGTTGGTTCAGCAGCCCAGCGTATCCGCAACAAGAAGCACTTCATCAATATCGACCATCACGTCAGCAATGAGAAGTTCGCTGAAATTAACTGGATTGTGCCCGAAGCACCCGCGGCCGGGCAAATCGCCTACGATTTAATCAATCGGGGCAGCTTCACGTTGACGAAGGAAATCGCAACGTGCCTGTTCGCGGCCATTTCGACGGACACGGGTTCTTTCAGCTACACCGGCACGACCTCCGAATCACTCCGTGTCGCTGCCAAACTGGTCGATACGGGAATCAATGTCGGCGAGATTTGCCGCCAGGTCTACGAAAGCTATCCGTATGCGCGGCTTATGCTGTTGCAAAAGGCGCTCGCGCAACTCCAACTGACCGACCACAAGCGCATCGCCTACACGTGGGTCACGGTCGAGATGTTCGAGGAGTCCGGAGCCAAGCGCGAGGACACGGAAGGGTTGATTGACTACGCCCGCGCGATTGAAGGCGTCATTGTGGCTCTGCTTTTTGAGGAGATGGCCGAGCCGGGCAAGATCCGCATTAGTCTGCGCTCGAAGCATGCGCAGATCGACGTGAACTCCATCGCCCGCCGCTTCGGTGGCGGTGGTCACCGCGAAGCTGCCGGCGCGCGTCTCTCGGGCGAACCGCATGAGATCGAGCGCAACGTGCTTGCGGCCGTGAGCGAAGCGCTGGCTGCGGCAAAACTCTAA
- the truB gene encoding tRNA pseudouridine(55) synthase TruB has protein sequence MQPQLSPFDGVLLIDKPAGMTSHDVVDRVRRHFGFKKVGHCGTLDPAATGLLILVLERATKLQDRLMSDDKAYEGAMILGVSTDSQDADGEVIAEKPVPPLTAKDIEEVLAKFRGDIQQIPPMVSAVKHQGTPLYKLARKGKTVERKPRLIHIYDLRVLGLELPRITFRVACTKGTYVRTICSDVGDLLGCGAHLHELRRTRSGKFDVNEAHQLQTVLTLTREELKSLIIPILKFVGSSAA, from the coding sequence ATGCAACCGCAGCTTTCACCATTCGACGGCGTACTCTTGATCGACAAGCCCGCAGGCATGACATCACATGATGTTGTGGATCGCGTGCGCCGCCATTTTGGGTTCAAGAAGGTGGGCCATTGCGGCACGCTGGACCCGGCGGCGACGGGCCTGCTAATCCTCGTCCTCGAACGTGCGACCAAGCTGCAGGACCGTCTGATGTCAGATGACAAGGCCTACGAAGGCGCCATGATCCTCGGCGTTTCGACGGATTCGCAGGATGCCGACGGTGAGGTCATCGCTGAGAAACCGGTGCCACCGCTCACCGCGAAAGACATTGAGGAGGTCCTGGCCAAATTCCGCGGCGACATCCAACAGATTCCGCCGATGGTCAGCGCGGTCAAGCATCAGGGCACGCCTCTCTATAAACTGGCGCGCAAAGGCAAGACGGTCGAGCGCAAGCCGCGGCTCATTCACATCTATGATCTCCGCGTTCTCGGGCTCGAGCTGCCACGCATCACGTTTCGCGTGGCGTGCACGAAGGGCACGTACGTGCGAACGATCTGTTCGGACGTCGGCGACCTGCTCGGCTGCGGCGCGCATCTCCACGAGTTGCGGCGCACGCGGTCCGGCAAGTTCGATGTGAACGAAGCCCACCAACTCCAGACAGTTTTGACACTCACGCGCGAAGAATTGAAATCGCTCATCATCCCGATCCTGAAGTTTGTCGGTTCCAGTGCCGCCTGA
- a CDS encoding phosphatidylglycerophosphatase A, translated as MRDRLVKFLATGFGIGYLPAAPGTAGSLVGVGFWWALNQTHHLWLRGLLLVLAVALAVWCAGAAAELMHHPDPPSVVIDEIVALPLAMIGLGAHWWHVVVAFALFRLFDIWKPPPVGDAESFSGGIGIVLDDLLAAAYACAGTHLVVYLVSLTRH; from the coding sequence ATGCGTGACCGACTCGTTAAATTCCTGGCGACGGGTTTCGGGATCGGTTATCTGCCGGCGGCACCCGGGACGGCAGGCTCGCTGGTTGGGGTCGGCTTCTGGTGGGCACTGAACCAAACGCATCATCTGTGGCTGCGCGGTCTGCTGCTGGTACTGGCCGTCGCGCTGGCCGTATGGTGCGCGGGTGCAGCGGCGGAATTGATGCATCATCCCGACCCACCGAGTGTTGTCATCGACGAGATTGTGGCGCTACCTCTGGCGATGATCGGTTTGGGCGCGCATTGGTGGCATGTCGTTGTGGCCTTTGCGCTGTTTCGCCTGTTCGACATCTGGAAGCCACCGCCCGTGGGCGACGCGGAGAGTTTTTCGGGGGGAATCGGAATCGTTCTGGACGATCTACTGGCAGCCGCCTACGCGTGCGCGGGGACGCATTTGGTTGTGTACCTGGTCAGTTTGACGAGGCATTGA
- the infB gene encoding translation initiation factor IF-2, with protein MSIRVHELAKRCGLSNKDMIEKLHAMNYPVKSHSSTVDKITAESIEKEYGYVAPTPPPPPAPEAPVTPAVTPAAIATEKTDGAATVATVPAPVPVAEPPKTIPETAQPAPPKVVVPPATFQAPAPVAAPKPPAPARPAPTPQPTVKITTAHRPVAPPAPAPRPTSPAPATPAQPAFILDDKGNKVVQMKPPVIVRDLAQRIGIKSHVLLAELMTMNVFANPSESIGEDIARKICERHGFLFELEKRERGAGMVHAPPKKVEPLEVGEQASDLMPRPPVVTVMGHVDHGKTSLLDAIRKTDVVAHESGGITQHIGASVVSLPDGKSITFLDTPGHEAFTKMRARGANVTDIAILVVAADDGIMPQTIEALNHAKAAQVPILVAINKCDLPTANPDRVKKQLQEHGLSPESWGGETITVEVSATTKKGIDTLLEMILLQAEIMELKASPKVPAKGNVIEAQIEPGMGPTATVLVRKGTLRVGDGIVCGPFWAKIRALINDKGQRIKEAPPSTPVKIVGLSGLPDAGAEFNVMKNDKEARALSEQRELEARGAMLGQARGSRLEDLFTQFKDGERKKLNLVLKADVQGSLEAIADSLGKLKSEKIELEIIHGAVGSITENDVLLASASSAVIIGFRVKPESGVTDAAKHEDVQIRLYTIIYELIEQVEESMEGLLEPDSKEIVIGHAEVRKVFELSKGPAVAGCVVTDGRIARSARVRLLRRKAVQYEGRISSLKHFQDDVREAKAGSECGLRLENFPGIQEGDILECYTVEKVAASL; from the coding sequence ATGAGTATTCGCGTACACGAGTTGGCAAAACGTTGCGGCCTTTCGAACAAGGACATGATCGAAAAGCTGCATGCGATGAATTATCCCGTAAAGAGCCACTCGAGCACCGTCGACAAGATCACGGCCGAGTCGATCGAGAAGGAATACGGATACGTCGCACCGACACCGCCTCCACCGCCCGCACCAGAAGCGCCCGTCACCCCGGCCGTTACACCCGCGGCGATCGCAACGGAGAAAACCGACGGCGCCGCGACGGTTGCCACAGTCCCGGCTCCCGTGCCCGTTGCTGAGCCGCCAAAGACGATTCCGGAAACGGCCCAGCCGGCACCGCCAAAGGTTGTTGTTCCGCCGGCAACCTTTCAGGCGCCAGCGCCTGTCGCCGCTCCGAAACCTCCGGCGCCGGCTCGGCCCGCGCCCACACCGCAGCCAACGGTAAAGATTACGACGGCGCACCGGCCGGTAGCACCACCTGCTCCGGCACCGCGACCCACTTCCCCCGCACCCGCGACGCCGGCACAGCCTGCGTTCATCCTGGACGACAAGGGCAACAAAGTGGTGCAGATGAAGCCGCCCGTGATCGTGCGCGACCTGGCTCAGCGCATTGGCATCAAGTCGCACGTCCTCCTGGCCGAGTTGATGACGATGAACGTTTTCGCGAACCCTTCCGAGAGCATTGGCGAAGACATCGCGCGCAAGATTTGTGAACGTCACGGCTTCCTCTTCGAACTGGAAAAACGCGAACGAGGCGCCGGCATGGTTCACGCCCCGCCCAAGAAGGTTGAACCGCTCGAGGTGGGAGAACAAGCCAGCGACTTGATGCCGCGACCACCGGTGGTAACCGTCATGGGCCATGTCGACCATGGCAAGACCTCGCTCCTCGACGCGATCCGGAAAACAGACGTTGTCGCCCATGAAAGTGGCGGGATCACACAACACATTGGCGCGAGCGTTGTCTCACTGCCAGACGGCAAGTCCATCACGTTTCTCGATACGCCGGGCCACGAGGCCTTCACCAAGATGCGCGCGCGCGGCGCGAATGTCACCGACATCGCGATCCTCGTCGTCGCCGCGGATGATGGCATCATGCCGCAGACCATCGAGGCCCTCAATCACGCCAAGGCCGCCCAGGTTCCGATCCTCGTGGCCATCAACAAATGCGATTTGCCGACCGCCAACCCTGACCGGGTGAAGAAACAGTTGCAGGAGCACGGTCTCAGTCCCGAGTCCTGGGGCGGCGAAACCATTACCGTCGAAGTCTCCGCAACAACGAAGAAGGGCATCGACACCTTATTGGAGATGATCCTGTTGCAAGCCGAGATCATGGAGCTGAAGGCCAGCCCGAAAGTTCCGGCGAAAGGCAACGTGATCGAGGCGCAGATTGAGCCGGGCATGGGACCGACCGCCACCGTGCTGGTTCGCAAAGGCACGCTGCGGGTCGGGGACGGTATCGTGTGCGGCCCGTTCTGGGCGAAGATCCGTGCATTGATCAACGATAAGGGCCAGCGCATCAAGGAGGCCCCGCCCTCGACGCCGGTAAAGATTGTCGGGCTCTCGGGCCTCCCGGATGCCGGCGCGGAGTTTAACGTCATGAAGAACGACAAGGAAGCCCGCGCCCTCAGCGAACAACGCGAACTCGAAGCGCGGGGCGCGATGCTGGGACAGGCCCGCGGCTCACGGCTCGAAGATCTCTTCACGCAATTCAAGGACGGCGAGCGGAAGAAACTGAACCTCGTCCTCAAGGCCGACGTGCAAGGCTCGCTCGAGGCCATTGCCGATTCACTCGGCAAACTGAAGAGCGAGAAGATCGAACTCGAAATCATCCATGGCGCGGTTGGCAGCATCACCGAAAATGACGTCCTACTCGCCAGCGCTTCATCCGCTGTCATCATCGGGTTTCGTGTAAAACCAGAGAGCGGCGTCACGGACGCGGCGAAGCACGAGGACGTGCAAATCAGACTGTACACGATCATCTATGAGTTGATCGAACAGGTCGAGGAATCGATGGAAGGGCTGCTGGAGCCCGATTCAAAGGAAATCGTGATCGGGCACGCGGAAGTGCGGAAGGTATTCGAGCTATCCAAGGGACCGGCGGTAGCGGGGTGTGTTGTCACCGATGGCCGCATCGCGCGGAGCGCACGGGTCCGCCTGCTGCGCCGCAAGGCTGTACAGTATGAGGGACGTATCTCGAGTCTCAAACATTTTCAAGACGACGTCCGGGAGGCGAAAGCCGGGTCGGAGTGTGGCTTGCGGCTGGAGAATTTCCCCGGAATCCAGGAGGGCGACATCCTGGAGTGTTACACGGTCGAAAAAGTCGCGGCGAGTCTGTAA
- the rbfA gene encoding 30S ribosome-binding factor RbfA produces MIQVVSPALLLPGAIITMSSHRIERVSELVKREVSQIVLELNLADCGFVTITAAKISPDLKEGRIYMSVIGSAEQKQRALDTLDRRHGHIQHELAHRIVLKYTPRLKFFLDETEAHASHIEHLLDELGSEPADE; encoded by the coding sequence ATGATTCAGGTCGTGTCGCCCGCTCTTCTCCTTCCCGGGGCCATCATTACCATGAGCAGTCATCGAATTGAACGAGTCTCTGAATTGGTCAAACGCGAGGTCAGCCAGATCGTGCTGGAGTTGAACCTCGCCGATTGCGGTTTCGTCACGATCACCGCCGCGAAGATCAGCCCCGACCTCAAGGAAGGGCGCATTTATATGAGCGTGATCGGTTCGGCGGAACAGAAGCAACGTGCCCTTGATACACTGGACCGCCGGCACGGCCACATCCAGCACGAGTTGGCACACCGCATCGTCCTCAAATACACGCCGCGACTGAAGTTCTTTCTCGACGAAACCGAGGCGCATGCCAGCCACATTGAGCATCTGCTCGACGAACTTGGAAGCGAACCAGCCGATGAGTGA